The genome window CGCGCCTGCAAGGAGTACGGCACCCAGATGGTAGCCGGGGTGGTACCGGGCAAGGGCGGTACCGACTTCGACGGCATCCCGATTTTCGATACCGTCGCCCGGGCAGCGCGTGACACCGCAGCCAACGTCAGCGTGATCTACGTCCCCCCTCCCTTCGCCGCCGATGCTATTATCGAAGCGGCCGACGCCGGCATACCGCTGATCATCTGCATCACCGAAGGCATTCCGGTGCTCGACATGGTACGGGTCAAGCGCTATCTGCGCGACCATCCCAGCCGCCTCATCGGACCTAACTGTCCGGGTTTGATCACGCCGGGCCAATGCAAAATCGGCATCATGCCGGGTTATATTCACAAACCTGGCAAAGTCGGGGTCGTTTCGCGCTCAGGTACCCTGACCTACGAGGCAGTCCATCAGTTAAGTCGGCTGGGCATTGGGCAATCCACTTGTGTGGGCATCGGGGGCGACCCGATTATCGGGACCAGTCACGTCGATACGCTCAAGCTGTTCAACGCCGACCCGCAAACCGAAGCGATAATCCTGATCGGCGAGATCGGCGGGAGCGCGG of Candidatus Binataceae bacterium contains these proteins:
- the sucD gene encoding succinate--CoA ligase subunit alpha — translated: MSILVDSNSRVLTQGITGATGQFHTRACKEYGTQMVAGVVPGKGGTDFDGIPIFDTVARAARDTAANVSVIYVPPPFAADAIIEAADAGIPLIICITEGIPVLDMVRVKRYLRDHPSRLIGPNCPGLITPGQCKIGIMPGYIHKPGKVGVVSRSGTLTYEAVHQLSRLGIGQSTCVGIGGDPIIGTSHVDTLKLFNADPQTEAIILIGEIGGSAEEEAAAYIKEHVRKPVVAFIAGQTAPKGRRMGHAGAIIAGGRGSAADKIAALKAAGITVAISPADLGSTMQSVLNGK